One Canis lupus baileyi chromosome 27 unlocalized genomic scaffold, mCanLup2.hap1 SUPER_27_unloc_1, whole genome shotgun sequence genomic region harbors:
- the LOC140629622 gene encoding uncharacterized protein, with amino-acid sequence MRLHPYLPWKSSQSSTSHHCSWLLLPKGGGSEGTGAGLVLPLSPPGLPDCTVAQPRQPASCACLPCPEDLSQELEVFDWFWALSEQSLFATQLGRICNQQGLKLACYHWAFSSEPEQPSSSCLQSYQVLMWSPFHQRNCVGGVGREPRSHLQEPLHSLEIRSCTWASPTCLRTFHTASLKKLDLSGDNLSYMVPGPLETLLEEVSGTPQHLYLKHCQLKDADQAAEAVGDHAVELPVWLLQLQRGGSGVEGSGSSPGAPGFLGGSVLSFLFFIFIFHFLFCVCVCVCVFVCVCVFCVCGFLFLCSPSSAASLSPVPTPICSRLLGM; translated from the exons ATGAGGCTTCACCCATACCTGCCTTGGAAGAGTTCACAGTCAAGTACTTCCCACCACTGCTCATGGCTGCTTTTGCCAAAAGGTGGCGGCTCTGAAGGCACTGGTGCAGGTCTggtccttcccctttctccacctggGCTCCCTGATTGTACAGTGGCCCAACCAAGACAGCCTGCAAGCTGCGCTTGCCTGCCCTGCCCAGAGGACTTGTCCCAG GAGCTGGAGGTGTTTGACTGGTTCTGGGCACTGTCTGAGCAGAGCCTGTTTGCCACCCAGCTGGGCAGGATCTGCAACCAGCAAGGCCTCAAGCTGGCCTGCTACCACTGGGCCTTCTCCTCTGAGCCTGAGCAGCCCTCCAG CTCCTGTCTGCAGTCCTACCAGGTACTAATGTGGTCTCCATTTCACCAGAGAAACTGTGTCGGGGGTGTTGGAAGAGAACCTAGGAG TCACCTGCAGGAGCCACTGCACTCCCTGGAGATCCGCTCCTGTACGTGGGCATCACCTACTTGTCTCAGAACTTTTCACACCGCCTCCCTGAAGAAGCTGGATCTGAGTGGTGACAACCTGTCGTACATGGTCCCTGGGCCCTTGGAGACTCTGCTGGAGGAGGTCTCGGGGACACCGCAGCACCTGTACCTGAAGCACTGCCAGCTGAAGGACGCCGACCAGGCTGCAGAAGCTGTTGGAGACCATGCAGTGGAGCTGCCCGTGTGGCTACTGCAGCTCCAGAGGGGCGGTTCGGGGGTGGAGGGGTCTGGAAGCTCGCCTGGGGCCCCAGGCTTCCTGGGGGGTTCTGtgctctccttccttttttttatttttatttttcattttttattttgtgtgtgtgtgtgtgtgtgtgtgtttgtgtgtgtgtgtgttttttgtgtgtgtggttttctttttttgtgctctCCTTCCTCAGCTGCAAGCCTCAGCCCGGTTCCGACACCCATTTGTTCCCGTCTCCTGGGCATGTGA